Within the Phycisphaerae bacterium genome, the region GAGAATCGAGAAAGCCCATGGTCGGTATCGGAACTCCTTGGGCACTATTAACCTCTTTTAGACTCTTATTTTCCCGCGTTGCGGAAAGTGGGGCGGCGGCGGTCGATCGGGTTGGGATCAGTGTCCGCACAAGGGGTCGCTGGGGGCGCCGCCGGTCCAGCATTGCTGGAAGATGCCGAAGTCGGTCTGATCCGCATCGGCGTCGTCGTCCAAGGAAATGCCGACGCAATCGGGCGGCACCGGCAGGTCGGGCCCGGCCGCGCAGCGCAGGAAGTGCCGCAGATCGTCGGAATCGACATCACAGTCCTGGTCATAGTCGCCGGCGGAGAAGCCGGCTGTCAGCAGGTTCGAGACCACAAACGGGCCGAGGTGGGTGACGCCGCCGGCGGCGTGTTCTCCGTTGTGTGAGACCAAGTGCAGGTGCCATCGGCCGGGACTGCTGGCGGTCAGGGAAAGCACGCCACCGGCCCAGACGGTGGGTGTTTCGCCGGTCGGCATCGCGTCGTTGGTGGTGTCCCAGAGGTAGTGATAATGGTTGACGCCGCCGGGACCGAAGACCGGCGTGCTGGTGAAAGTGAATTCCTGACCGGGGAGGGTGGCCGGGCAGTGGGTCGGCTTGCTGGGGGTCACCGCCGGGGATACGGGCCGTGTCCACTTGGTGGCGGAGACGAAGGCGGTCACCTTGCCGTCACCGTTGCGGCTTTGACCGGTGAAGGTATAGGGCGTGTTGGCGACCAGGGGGGAAGAAGGCCAGTAGTTGTTGGTCTGCACCCAGCCGGAGGTGGCGGCGGCGGTTTGATTCCGCCAATTCAAGCCGGAGATGCCGGCCGTCAGGTTGGCAGGTGTGTTGACCGATCGGACCTCGATCTGGTCAGTTGCCGCTGGGCCAAACTCCAGGGCGGCGACAGGTTCGATCGCCGTGTAGACGGTGGCCGCAGTGCTGGGATCGCTTTCACCGGCGCCGTTGTATGCGTGGACGTGCCGGCGGTAGGCGGTGTTGGCGGACAGGCCCGACTCGGTGGAGCTGGTCGCATTCACCCCGACCGTCCACCTCGGGGCATGAGCGTCGTCCTGACCCCGGAAGCCGTCCTCGTTATCCGACATGTCCAGCCAGGTCCAGGTGATGCTGTCGATTGTGCTGTTGCTGTGGCCGAAGCCGGACGGGGCCCGGGGCGGCGACGGCAGCCCACAGAGGGTGAACCGCACATTGGGCACGTTGGTGCTGCCCAGCACGGTAGGCAGGTTGGTTCCCACCCAGAGGAGGGGATCGCCATAGCGGCTGTCGGAGTAGGCGCACGCGGTCCGCACGCCGCCCGGGATGGAGGCGGTGCAATAGCCGCTGGTTGAGAAGCTGGTGTTGTTATGGCTGAAATCGACCATCAGGTTGCTGGTGCCGTTGTAGTTGAACGGCGTGGTGAAGGTGAAGGTGCGCCAGCCGGGTTCGCCGGGTGGCTCGGTGTTCTGATAGACGATCGTCCAGCCGGTGTTCTCGAGGGTGGCCTTGGTGTAGGCGTTCAGGGGGGTGTGCTTGATGCGGATGGTCCAGGCGTTGAGAGTCTGTCCGGGCACCTGGGTGACATCCAGAGCCAGGGCCGTGATCTGCCCGGCCGGCCCCAATTCGCTTGCCAGGTAGATGACCTGGATTCGACTATCGTGGCGGTAGGTATACATGGGGTAGTGCCACGTGGTTTGGTCGGTGCCCACGGTGACCGGTGCGCAGTGGGCGGCGTTGATGCTCACGGTGGCGAGGTTGGAATTGCCGCCGGTGGGCGGACTGCCCCCGTCGTTGGCGGTGAAGGTAAAACCATCCGAGCCGGCGGAGGAAGCGGTGTAGATGACCTGGTTGGCGCCGTTGGCCAAGGTATGAGGCGGGCTCGAGATCACGCCGGCTGCCGGGTCGCTCAACGAGCCAAGGGCAGGCAGTGACTGGATGATGTAGCTCAGGGTTGCGGGCGGATCGGGCAGACCCTCATCGACTGCCTGGAGGGTGATCGTGACGGGTGTGCCGATCACGACGTCGGCGCTGACGTCCTGCGCGGTCGGAGGGGCCTCGGAGGAAACGAAGTCGACCGGCCAGCGATTGCCCGAGTTGTTGCCGTAATCGGCGGAGGTCCCGGTGGTGACGTTCTGCTTGAAGAACGCCCGGCCGGGGTAAGACACAGACACGGTGTAGGCTGACGCGGACGAGAGTTTTGCCAGGGCGTAGATCCCACGGCTGTCGGTCGTGTCGATGCAGGCGGCGCCGCCGGTCTTCTGCCCGGTCACTGTTGCTCCGCTAATCGGGGCACCGGTCGTATCCAGCACTCGACCGCTAATGATCTCGCCGGAACCGCTGACGTAGACGTTGTAGACGCACTTGTAGACCGAGGTGAACGCCGGCGAGCTGTCGACGTCGGGCAGGTTGTACCAGGCGTCGGAGGAACCGCCCCAACCCATGTTGAGATGATGATACAGCGTGGAGGCGTTGTAGCCATACCCGTCGGCGACAATAGCGTGGCCGCCAGAAGTGCTGGTGATGCCGAGGATCACGGGGTATCCGGCGTCCAGGTTGGGGTTGATCATGCCGACCAGTCCCGGCCCGATGTCATTCTGGTTGTTGTAGCCCCGGACGGCGTTGCTGTAGCCGAACGTGGAGACGAGGCTGGTTTTGGCCTGCAGTGCGTCTGCCGACGAACCATCGGAACGATAGTCCATGCCGACCGACAGGCCCGCGTCGTAGGACAGAGCCCCGATGGCCTCGCGCTGAACGACGGTTGTGCTGCAGTTCGGGTCCGGGGTCATGTTCGCCCAGGCGTACGCCCCGCCGGCCCCGTCGCCTCCGCG harbors:
- a CDS encoding C10 family peptidase, which codes for MSRSLQRSAACHAGSSLDRRAADGGQPSLGGEERTFLDTKRIHPLLAVGAWLGLLGATLALPVQAATADPHRARRVAAGWLSSNAAPLDAALGRPVSHVETFRDADGRMQYHVVALQTTGFVIVPADDRIEPVIAFVENGNYDPSPANPLGALVTSDVPARLDAARRSQTLTPAAADPRAQAANRKWARFEQLADTERAAGLSNVSDIRISPLLQSKWNQQDECGSPCYNYYTPQAYPCGCVATAMAQLMRFHQYPIAGIGTHSFTLSVDGFTTTATTRGGDGAGGAYAWANMTPDPNCSTTVVQREAIGALSYDAGLSVGMDYRSDGSSADALQAKTSLVSTFGYSNAVRGYNNQNDIGPGLVGMINPNLDAGYPVILGITSTSGGHAIVADGYGYNASTLYHHLNMGWGGSSDAWYNLPDVDSSPAFTSVYKCVYNVYVSGSGEIISGRVLDTTGAPISGATVTGQKTGGAACIDTTDSRGIYALAKLSSASAYTVSVSYPGRAFFKQNVTTGTSADYGNNSGNRWPVDFVSSEAPPTAQDVSADVVIGTPVTITLQAVDEGLPDPPATLSYIIQSLPALGSLSDPAAGVISSPPHTLANGANQVIYTASSAGSDGFTFTANDGGSPPTGGNSNLATVSINAAHCAPVTVGTDQTTWHYPMYTYRHDSRIQVIYLASELGPAGQITALALDVTQVPGQTLNAWTIRIKHTPLNAYTKATLENTGWTIVYQNTEPPGEPGWRTFTFTTPFNYNGTSNLMVDFSHNNTSFSTSGYCTASIPGGVRTACAYSDSRYGDPLLWVGTNLPTVLGSTNVPNVRFTLCGLPSPPRAPSGFGHSNSTIDSITWTWLDMSDNEDGFRGQDDAHAPRWTVGVNATSSTESGLSANTAYRRHVHAYNGAGESDPSTAATVYTAIEPVAALEFGPAATDQIEVRSVNTPANLTAGISGLNWRNQTAAATSGWVQTNNYWPSSPLVANTPYTFTGQSRNGDGKVTAFVSATKWTRPVSPAVTPSKPTHCPATLPGQEFTFTSTPVFGPGGVNHYHYLWDTTNDAMPTGETPTVWAGGVLSLTASSPGRWHLHLVSHNGEHAAGGVTHLGPFVVSNLLTAGFSAGDYDQDCDVDSDDLRHFLRCAAGPDLPVPPDCVGISLDDDADADQTDFGIFQQCWTGGAPSDPLCGH